CAAGTGGGTGTCCTGACCAATGTCCTTAAAAAATATGAGGCGGGTGATTCCCTCGGAATCCGAGGACCCTATGGCAAAGGTTTTCCCATTGAGAAGCTCCTCGGTAAAGACATCCTGATCATTGCTGGTGGAATTGGACTGGTGCCCCTGCGATCGTTGATCAATTATGTTTTGGATAATCGAACAGACTTTGGTCGTTTGATTATTTTATACGGTGCCAAAACACCCAATGAGCTGCTGTTCAAGGAAGAAATTGCTGAATGGATAGCCAGAGACGATGTTGAATTTCACGTGACTGTTGACCAGGGAGATGAAAACTGGACAGGGAATACAGGTGTGATCACCACTCTGATACCCGGTCTTGATCTGAATCTCAACACAACCATCGCAGCGATCACTGGTCCCCCTATCATGTATAAATTTGTGATCATGTCTCTCAAGTCCAAGCAGTTGGCTGACGACCAGATCTACGTTTCTCTGGAACGTCGTATGAAATGTGGCGTGGGAAAATGTGGGCACTGCCAGATTAATGGTGTGTACTGCTGTCAGGAGGGTCCAGTTTTCAATTATGCTG
This region of Candidatus Neomarinimicrobiota bacterium genomic DNA includes:
- a CDS encoding FAD/NAD(P)-binding protein, coding for MKRFEDVKLDEAQDLYFPTMCKVTQAKQITDMEKWYELEMPEGQDLGHSPGQFVEVSAFGIGEAPISISSAPHNNGRFELCIRQVGVLTNVLKKYEAGDSLGIRGPYGKGFPIEKLLGKDILIIAGGIGLVPLRSLINYVLDNRTDFGRLIILYGAKTPNELLFKEEIAEWIARDDVEFHVTVDQGDENWTGNTGVITTLIPGLDLNLNTTIAAITGPPIMYKFVIMSLKSKQLADDQIYVSLERRMKCGVGKCGHCQINGVYCCQEGPVFNYADIKPLEEAF